One Alkalicoccus halolimnae DNA segment encodes these proteins:
- a CDS encoding NifU N-terminal domain-containing protein yields the protein MAINVQAEGTPNPNAMKFTADKVLFEGSGSASFKKSDDTDHPLAKELLALDGVDNIFGFQDFVTVNKLPDAEWDELLPKVEEVFDNVYGA from the coding sequence ATGGCTATTAACGTACAAGCAGAAGGAACACCGAACCCGAATGCAATGAAATTTACTGCGGATAAAGTACTTTTTGAAGGATCGGGAAGTGCATCATTCAAGAAATCAGATGACACCGACCACCCTCTCGCCAAGGAACTGCTGGCGCTCGACGGAGTGGACAACATCTTCGGTTTCCAGGATTTCGTCACAGTAAACAAACTGCCTGACGCTGAATGGGACGAGCTGCTTCCGAAAGTAGAGGAAGTTTTCGATAACGTATACGGAGCATAA
- a CDS encoding BsuPI-related putative proteinase inhibitor, with amino-acid sequence MRILLGTLLLLLAACGQAEETETNSSPDQTEEAETNNSQSQEETEPDNGTDIDEADEPGNIAEETNNTPENSGDENAEEEAMPEAINYQAEASLDNDVLHVTMTITNDSDVSQELTFTSAQKYNVRIFDSSGTKKYDFAEDMMFTQAIETDTIEAGESINYDMDWRIEGEPPFEIETELTVSEINGEPAASQDYRETLTVE; translated from the coding sequence ATGAGAATCCTGTTAGGGACGCTGCTTCTGCTGCTCGCAGCCTGCGGGCAGGCGGAGGAAACAGAAACGAACAGCAGCCCGGATCAGACAGAGGAAGCAGAAACAAATAACAGCCAGTCCCAGGAAGAAACGGAGCCGGATAACGGCACGGATATAGACGAGGCCGATGAACCGGGAAATATCGCTGAAGAAACAAATAATACTCCTGAAAACAGTGGAGATGAAAATGCAGAGGAGGAAGCTATGCCGGAAGCAATCAATTATCAGGCAGAAGCATCGCTCGACAATGATGTTCTGCACGTGACGATGACAATCACCAATGACTCTGACGTATCCCAGGAACTGACTTTTACGTCAGCCCAAAAATATAACGTCCGTATTTTCGACAGCAGTGGAACGAAAAAATATGATTTTGCTGAAGACATGATGTTTACGCAGGCGATAGAGACCGATACGATTGAAGCAGGAGAATCCATTAATTACGATATGGACTGGCGGATAGAAGGAGAACCCCCGTTTGAAATTGAAACGGAACTGACGGTTTCTGAAATTAACGGGGAGCCGGCAGCCAGTCAAGATTACCGGGAGACGCTTACCGTAGAATAG
- a CDS encoding glycerol-3-phosphate responsive antiterminator, which yields MAFQKQEIIPSIRHTGEFLEAAARGASCVLLSQSDMEELVKVQKVCRRMPHVQLMIHVDILKGLSETAEAVAFLAAYIRPAAIISANPSVIAAAKKHGIPAIQRCFIFDEESLGRSLRMVEHGAPDYIQVMPGLMPEVIRYMIKKTGRPVLAGGLIRTQEEAETARRAGALAVTTSHKELWENMADSTAADEK from the coding sequence ATGGCATTTCAAAAACAGGAAATAATCCCTTCCATCCGCCACACAGGGGAATTTCTCGAAGCAGCGGCCCGCGGTGCTTCCTGCGTACTTCTTTCCCAGAGTGACATGGAAGAACTGGTCAAAGTGCAGAAAGTCTGCCGCAGAATGCCCCACGTTCAGCTGATGATTCATGTAGATATTTTAAAAGGACTTTCCGAAACAGCGGAGGCGGTCGCTTTTTTAGCGGCCTATATCCGTCCCGCGGCTATTATTTCCGCCAATCCGTCGGTCATCGCCGCCGCAAAAAAACATGGCATTCCGGCGATCCAGCGCTGTTTTATTTTTGATGAGGAAAGTCTTGGACGCAGCCTGAGAATGGTAGAGCATGGAGCACCTGATTATATCCAGGTCATGCCGGGCCTTATGCCGGAAGTGATCCGGTATATGATAAAGAAAACCGGACGGCCGGTGCTTGCAGGAGGGCTGATCCGGACACAGGAAGAAGCTGAAACAGCCCGCAGAGCAGGGGCCCTGGCAGTAACAACTTCCCATAAAGAGCTGTGGGAGAACATGGCAGATTCCACAGCGGCAGATGAAAAGTAG
- a CDS encoding M20 family metallo-hydrolase, with amino-acid sequence MENWLKEKLLELNAVSTMEQPEGFNRLSFTEKEREAQEAFKKVALELGMKLRADSTGNIIARLETEDQQGKPAIALGSHLDTVKNGGGYDGAAGVLCALGAVKMIRDSKEILPFPVEVICFASEESSRFSMSTVGSKAMTGQLTEEQLNTIKDENGSTLAEAMTEFGLDPAKFKEAERGEEELLSFTELHIEQGTRIEDAGCDYGTVSAIACPIRMHLHVNGKAGHTGTTPMDQRQDALVDAAEIITFVHEAANCLNENDDFPIVATVSTIEASPNAMNIIPGFVKLGVDIRSVSDKQKNLMEKAVDTYLKKYRPSVEKEILVRNPSVQLDRKMYGKMKTLGHQTGLKSFEMESGAGHDVMNMQKKWPSGLIFIPCRDGLSHHPEEYASPQDLLKGTRLLHAHLTTSNSG; translated from the coding sequence ATGGAAAACTGGCTCAAGGAAAAACTGCTGGAATTAAACGCTGTTTCAACGATGGAGCAGCCGGAAGGATTTAATCGTCTTTCCTTTACAGAAAAAGAACGGGAGGCACAGGAGGCCTTTAAAAAAGTAGCGCTCGAACTTGGTATGAAACTGCGCGCCGACAGCACCGGAAATATTATAGCCCGGCTCGAAACGGAAGATCAGCAGGGAAAACCCGCGATTGCCCTCGGGTCCCACCTCGATACGGTGAAAAATGGGGGAGGATACGACGGGGCAGCCGGTGTTTTGTGTGCTTTAGGGGCTGTGAAAATGATTCGGGATTCAAAGGAAATCCTGCCCTTTCCGGTGGAAGTGATCTGCTTTGCTTCGGAGGAATCATCCCGATTCAGCATGTCGACGGTCGGCAGCAAAGCGATGACAGGCCAGCTGACAGAGGAGCAGCTGAATACGATTAAAGATGAAAACGGCAGCACCCTTGCAGAAGCGATGACAGAGTTTGGTCTTGATCCGGCGAAGTTCAAAGAAGCAGAGCGTGGAGAAGAGGAACTTCTGTCCTTTACAGAGCTGCACATCGAACAGGGGACGAGAATCGAAGACGCCGGGTGTGACTACGGCACCGTTTCTGCAATTGCCTGTCCAATCCGCATGCATCTGCACGTGAATGGAAAAGCAGGACATACAGGCACCACACCGATGGATCAGAGGCAGGATGCGCTCGTTGACGCAGCGGAAATTATCACCTTCGTCCACGAAGCAGCCAACTGTTTAAATGAAAACGATGATTTTCCGATCGTCGCCACAGTGAGTACGATTGAAGCCTCGCCAAATGCGATGAACATTATTCCCGGATTTGTGAAGCTCGGTGTGGATATCCGAAGCGTCTCCGACAAGCAGAAAAATCTTATGGAAAAGGCTGTTGATACGTATCTGAAAAAGTACCGTCCTTCTGTGGAAAAGGAAATTCTCGTACGCAATCCATCCGTTCAATTAGACAGGAAAATGTATGGTAAAATGAAAACATTAGGCCATCAAACAGGGCTTAAATCGTTTGAGATGGAGAGCGGCGCCGGACACGATGTGATGAATATGCAGAAAAAGTGGCCGTCCGGGCTTATTTTTATTCCATGCCGCGACGGGCTCAGCCACCACCCGGAGGAATACGCCTCCCCCCAGGATCTGCTGAAAGGCACCCGTCTGCTCCATGCTCATCTTACTACTTCCAACAGCGGGTGA
- the ctaG gene encoding cytochrome c oxidase assembly factor CtaG, whose protein sequence is MEQFFSTFTFRTIWTPELMVVLGLISFLYFLIITKFSHRFPDAAPVPKKRIVYFHLGLFAVYLGFGGPLYVLGHIMLSMHMISMAIVYLIAPPLLLLGIPSWFFSYFQNIRWVRGIFLVVGFPILGLLLFNAAFSIYHLPGVFDFLLTNEGAHNIYQLGMLVLATLMWWHILPRIQTRYHLSELKRIGFMFVSGILFTPACALIIFAGTTLYATYTDPATWAMAISYCLPPGADIPYEMLSGQQSITFLSPLNDQQFGGAMMKIIQELVYGIAIGYSFRLWMKRDKDETPKMEFKEYEMYEPNVQ, encoded by the coding sequence ATGGAACAATTTTTCTCAACGTTCACTTTCAGAACTATATGGACTCCGGAACTAATGGTGGTTCTTGGACTTATCAGTTTTTTATACTTCCTTATCATAACAAAATTCAGTCACCGGTTTCCAGATGCAGCGCCCGTTCCGAAAAAACGGATCGTATATTTCCACCTCGGGCTTTTCGCTGTCTATTTAGGATTCGGCGGACCGCTTTATGTACTCGGACATATTATGCTCAGCATGCATATGATCTCGATGGCGATTGTATACTTAATTGCACCCCCGCTGCTTCTGCTCGGGATCCCTTCCTGGTTCTTCAGCTATTTTCAGAACATCCGCTGGGTGAGGGGAATCTTTTTAGTTGTCGGTTTTCCGATTCTCGGCCTGCTCCTCTTTAACGCCGCTTTTTCGATCTACCATCTGCCCGGCGTTTTCGACTTTCTGCTGACGAATGAAGGAGCACATAACATTTACCAGCTCGGCATGCTCGTACTGGCGACGCTCATGTGGTGGCATATTCTGCCGAGAATTCAGACGCGTTACCACCTGTCAGAATTAAAGCGGATCGGTTTCATGTTTGTCAGCGGCATTCTTTTTACTCCGGCCTGCGCCTTAATTATTTTTGCAGGAACGACGCTTTATGCTACGTACACCGACCCGGCAACATGGGCGATGGCGATTTCCTACTGCCTGCCTCCGGGTGCGGATATACCTTACGAAATGCTCTCCGGCCAGCAGTCGATAACCTTTTTATCTCCTCTAAATGATCAGCAGTTCGGCGGAGCGATGATGAAAATCATTCAGGAGCTCGTTTATGGTATAGCGATCGGCTACTCCTTCCGGCTCTGGATGAAGCGGGATAAGGATGAAACGCCTAAAATGGAATTCAAAGAATATGAAATGTACGAACCAAACGTGCAATAA
- a CDS encoding AbgT family transporter, translating into MSAQADKEKKGIFMKLLDQVERVGNKLPHPFMLFVYLAGIIILLSWLLSAINISVTHPMDGEEVAIENMVSLNGLEFILSSMLENFTGFAPLGLVLVMMFGIGLAQKVGLIETFMKKTILNAPAKLVTYVIIGTGVIGNLASDAAFVIIPPLAAMVFYSLGRHPLAGMAAGFAGVGAGFTANVLITGTDALLSGISTEVAQSVDPDLVVTPVDNYFFMAFSVLMLMIVGAWITEKVVEPRLGKFDTKFADPDAVEQTAEQPSAQEMKGLRNAGITAAVYLTIVALTIVPPNGILRGEEGTIVPSIFLDNIIPIILFFFITVAVAYGTTTKVLQSTADVPELMGKAIKDMSGFIVLIFAASQFIAYFEWTNIGTFIAVSSATGLENINFTGMGLIVGFILLTAVLNLFIFSGSAQWALMAPIFIPMFYFLNYDPAFIQLAYRIADSSTNIITPMNPYVPMVLAFMKRYDNRAGFGTLFSIMLPYAMTFLFIWIAIFVIWNLLGLPIGPGITPGL; encoded by the coding sequence ATGTCTGCTCAAGCTGACAAAGAAAAGAAAGGTATTTTTATGAAACTGCTCGACCAGGTGGAAAGGGTCGGGAACAAGCTGCCGCATCCATTCATGCTGTTCGTGTATCTGGCGGGGATTATCATTTTGCTGTCTTGGCTTCTCAGTGCCATAAATATTTCTGTCACACACCCAATGGACGGGGAAGAAGTTGCGATTGAAAACATGGTCAGCCTCAATGGCCTTGAGTTTATTCTTTCTTCCATGCTGGAGAACTTCACCGGATTTGCACCGCTCGGCCTCGTTCTCGTCATGATGTTTGGTATTGGACTTGCCCAGAAAGTGGGCTTAATTGAAACGTTTATGAAGAAAACGATTTTAAATGCTCCTGCAAAACTGGTTACCTACGTCATTATTGGTACAGGGGTAATTGGAAACCTTGCGTCTGATGCTGCTTTTGTTATTATTCCGCCGCTTGCTGCCATGGTTTTCTATTCACTCGGTCGTCATCCGCTTGCCGGAATGGCCGCAGGGTTTGCCGGCGTCGGCGCCGGTTTTACGGCTAACGTACTTATTACAGGAACGGACGCGCTTTTATCGGGGATCTCGACAGAAGTAGCGCAGTCAGTAGATCCTGATCTCGTTGTTACTCCGGTCGACAACTATTTCTTCATGGCGTTTTCTGTCCTGATGCTGATGATTGTCGGCGCCTGGATTACCGAGAAAGTGGTGGAACCGCGTCTTGGAAAATTTGATACGAAATTTGCTGATCCGGACGCTGTGGAGCAGACAGCAGAACAGCCGTCCGCCCAGGAAATGAAAGGCTTACGCAATGCGGGGATAACTGCTGCGGTTTACCTTACAATCGTAGCGCTCACCATCGTCCCGCCTAACGGAATACTTCGTGGAGAAGAAGGGACGATCGTCCCGTCGATTTTCCTCGACAATATTATTCCAATTATCCTTTTCTTCTTTATTACGGTAGCAGTCGCCTACGGCACGACGACAAAAGTGCTCCAGTCCACAGCTGACGTACCGGAGCTGATGGGTAAGGCGATCAAAGATATGAGCGGATTCATCGTTCTCATTTTTGCTGCCTCCCAGTTTATTGCCTATTTTGAGTGGACAAATATCGGAACGTTTATTGCCGTTTCCAGTGCGACTGGACTGGAAAATATCAACTTTACCGGTATGGGACTGATCGTCGGTTTCATCCTGCTGACTGCTGTACTGAACCTGTTTATTTTCAGCGGTTCTGCCCAGTGGGCACTCATGGCCCCGATTTTTATACCGATGTTTTATTTCTTAAACTATGATCCGGCCTTTATACAGCTGGCTTATCGTATCGCCGACTCTTCAACGAATATTATTACGCCGATGAACCCTTATGTACCAATGGTGCTGGCGTTTATGAAGAGGTACGACAACCGTGCCGGATTTGGTACCCTGTTTTCGATTATGCTGCCTTACGCGATGACGTTTCTGTTTATCTGGATTGCTATTTTCGTCATCTGGAATCTGCTCGGCCTGCCAATCGGACCAGGAATCACACCGGGGCTGTAG
- the dhaM gene encoding dihydroxyacetone kinase phosphoryl donor subunit DhaM — translation MERVSLVFVSHSADIVKGIKSLLFEMQPEISIAVAGGEEDGGIGTNAMDIQQALESVYTDKGTVVLFDLGSALLNAELAIEMIGEDRRILIADAPILEGGYAAVVEAGFGSEAERVVEAAEKARSMRKIPQD, via the coding sequence ATGGAACGCGTGAGTCTGGTGTTCGTTTCTCACAGTGCTGACATCGTAAAAGGCATTAAATCACTTCTGTTTGAAATGCAGCCGGAAATATCGATTGCCGTGGCAGGAGGAGAGGAAGACGGAGGCATCGGCACAAATGCGATGGACATTCAGCAGGCATTGGAATCGGTTTATACGGATAAAGGTACGGTTGTCCTGTTTGATCTCGGCAGTGCCCTTCTCAATGCAGAGCTTGCGATAGAGATGATCGGGGAAGATCGGCGCATTCTTATCGCAGACGCTCCAATTCTCGAAGGGGGCTATGCGGCAGTTGTGGAAGCCGGGTTTGGCAGCGAAGCGGAAAGAGTCGTTGAAGCAGCGGAGAAAGCCCGAAGCATGCGTAAGATTCCACAGGATTAA
- a CDS encoding AzlD domain-containing protein, producing the protein MNETMLWMIVGMAVVTYVPRILPLLVLSTENWPPWLRRMLSRVPYAVLGALIFPGIIYAYDAIWYGLLGGAAAFFIAYTGAPLIAVVAGTIFILTGINLLM; encoded by the coding sequence ATGAATGAAACTATGCTGTGGATGATCGTTGGTATGGCGGTCGTCACCTACGTACCGAGAATTCTTCCTCTGCTCGTTTTATCGACAGAAAACTGGCCTCCCTGGCTGAGGCGCATGCTCTCCCGCGTACCTTATGCCGTACTCGGCGCCCTGATTTTCCCTGGGATCATCTATGCATACGACGCCATATGGTACGGGCTTCTCGGCGGTGCCGCGGCATTTTTCATCGCCTACACCGGCGCGCCGCTGATCGCGGTCGTGGCAGGAACGATTTTTATCTTGACCGGCATCAATCTGCTGATGTAA
- a CDS encoding M20 metallopeptidase family protein produces the protein MFIGHGKDVEDEVRTIRRELHENPELSNEEGRTSELIQKILKEEGIDYRTGYAVNGVLGIIEGEKPGRTIALRADIDALPIVEQNDHAFVSKKEGVMHACGHDAHTAMLLGAAKLLNREKKELHGTILLVFQPAEENAPEGGSDRMLEEGIFSEWVPDEIYAQHVWPDLPVGTFGVREGAMMGNSDRFTIRIKGSSGHASMPHQTTDAIVIAAQTINAVQTLVSRSTDPLSSAVVTMGKIEGGSRYNVIAEEVVLDGTVRTYENDVKEMIKKKLNHIVVQTAEMLGGSAELDYLDGYPATVNETECARFMKEVIRGAYGEEAQPEVAPSMGGEDFGRFLQQYKGVYYWLGTAIPSREVQKPLHDPKFDIDERALAYGTEMLAELAYQAAKRGESD, from the coding sequence ATGTTTATAGGTCATGGAAAAGATGTGGAAGACGAGGTGCGCACGATCCGCCGGGAGCTCCACGAGAATCCGGAGCTTTCCAACGAGGAAGGACGTACCTCGGAACTTATACAGAAAATATTAAAGGAAGAAGGAATTGATTACCGGACCGGCTATGCGGTAAACGGCGTTCTCGGCATTATCGAAGGGGAAAAGCCGGGCAGAACGATCGCTCTCCGTGCTGATATTGATGCGCTGCCGATTGTAGAACAGAACGATCATGCTTTCGTATCCAAAAAGGAAGGGGTTATGCACGCCTGCGGACACGATGCCCATACGGCGATGCTGCTCGGGGCTGCCAAGCTGCTGAACCGCGAAAAAAAAGAGCTGCACGGCACGATTCTTCTCGTTTTTCAGCCGGCGGAAGAAAATGCTCCGGAAGGCGGGTCGGACCGGATGCTGGAAGAAGGAATTTTTTCGGAATGGGTGCCTGACGAAATTTACGCCCAGCACGTCTGGCCGGATCTGCCTGTTGGTACTTTCGGCGTCCGCGAAGGCGCGATGATGGGCAATTCCGACCGCTTCACGATCCGTATTAAAGGATCTTCCGGGCATGCCAGCATGCCGCATCAGACAACGGATGCCATCGTGATCGCTGCCCAGACGATCAACGCGGTGCAGACTCTCGTCAGCCGCAGTACGGATCCGCTCTCTTCTGCCGTCGTTACGATGGGGAAAATTGAGGGAGGATCCCGCTACAACGTCATTGCTGAGGAAGTCGTTCTCGACGGGACGGTAAGAACGTATGAAAACGATGTGAAAGAAATGATTAAGAAAAAGCTGAATCATATCGTCGTTCAGACTGCCGAAATGCTTGGAGGCAGTGCGGAGCTCGACTATCTGGACGGCTATCCGGCTACAGTGAACGAAACGGAGTGTGCCCGTTTTATGAAAGAAGTCATCCGTGGGGCTTACGGAGAAGAAGCCCAGCCGGAAGTGGCGCCGAGCATGGGCGGGGAAGATTTCGGACGCTTTCTACAGCAGTACAAAGGCGTCTATTACTGGCTCGGTACAGCTATCCCTTCCAGAGAAGTGCAGAAGCCGCTTCATGATCCTAAGTTTGACATTGATGAGCGGGCGCTGGCATACGGTACAGAAATGCTGGCGGAGCTTGCTTATCAGGCTGCTAAAAGAGGTGAGAGCGATTGA
- the dhaL gene encoding dihydroxyacetone kinase subunit DhaL, producing the protein MSITAEHLRTWLERFHDEILEHKDELTDLDQAIGDGDHGINMARGVKEMHKMLNGKSFDAPGDLLKAVSMTFIGKIGGASGPLYGSALMKMASRASSDETLTEEEWINVLEAGKVAIQQRGKAETGEKTMVDVWAPLIERFQKQKEIDWQLFQTTAEELMQSTKEMHAKKGRAAYLGARSVGHIDPGAMSSYLFFKTLAETLQERS; encoded by the coding sequence ATGTCCATTACAGCAGAACACCTCCGTACATGGCTGGAACGGTTTCATGATGAAATCCTTGAACATAAAGACGAACTGACAGACCTCGATCAGGCCATCGGTGACGGCGACCACGGCATCAATATGGCAAGAGGAGTCAAAGAAATGCACAAAATGCTGAACGGCAAATCCTTCGACGCACCGGGAGATCTGCTGAAGGCCGTATCGATGACTTTTATCGGCAAAATCGGCGGCGCATCGGGACCGCTTTACGGATCTGCACTGATGAAAATGGCGTCCCGGGCCTCTTCGGATGAAACACTAACAGAAGAAGAGTGGATCAATGTGCTTGAGGCCGGAAAAGTGGCGATCCAGCAGCGCGGAAAAGCAGAAACAGGCGAGAAAACGATGGTGGACGTCTGGGCTCCGCTGATTGAACGGTTTCAGAAACAAAAAGAAATCGACTGGCAGCTTTTCCAAACGACTGCCGAAGAACTTATGCAGTCAACAAAAGAGATGCATGCGAAAAAAGGACGTGCGGCTTATCTGGGAGCCCGCTCAGTGGGCCATATCGATCCGGGAGCGATGTCTTCCTATCTGTTTTTTAAAACACTCGCTGAAACGCTTCAAGAGAGGAGTTGA
- a CDS encoding AzlC family ABC transporter permease → METAAYIEKDDSLRRGLTAGLSIAFGYMPVAITFGLLAGSTGLTVFEAVLMSMLVFAGAAQYMALSMIAIGAGALEIVLATFIVNFRHLLMSASINERAEPTSKKFRSLFGFFLTDEVFAVSSVKQPPVSGSYILGVGLSAYSSWVGFTAAGYFTGALLPAVLQESMGIALYALFIALLVPSVKEEGRPVIILALMGGGFHWIYQLFMETGWAIMSATITAVILYELLDVKRRKDHE, encoded by the coding sequence TTGGAAACAGCTGCTTACATAGAAAAAGATGACTCGCTCCGCCGGGGACTGACGGCGGGGCTTTCGATTGCGTTTGGATACATGCCGGTCGCTATTACATTCGGGCTGCTTGCAGGCTCCACGGGACTGACGGTGTTTGAAGCAGTGCTGATGAGCATGCTCGTATTTGCCGGTGCTGCTCAGTACATGGCGCTCTCGATGATTGCGATAGGTGCAGGCGCCCTTGAAATTGTGCTGGCCACCTTTATCGTCAACTTCCGGCACCTGCTGATGAGTGCCTCCATCAACGAAAGAGCCGAGCCGACGTCGAAAAAATTTCGTTCGCTGTTCGGCTTTTTCCTGACGGATGAAGTGTTTGCCGTATCTTCTGTGAAACAGCCTCCGGTGAGCGGAAGCTACATTCTCGGTGTCGGACTGAGCGCATATTCAAGCTGGGTCGGCTTTACAGCAGCCGGGTATTTCACAGGAGCGCTGCTGCCGGCGGTACTGCAGGAAAGTATGGGCATTGCTCTCTACGCCCTGTTTATCGCCCTGCTCGTTCCTTCGGTAAAAGAGGAGGGACGGCCGGTGATTATTCTGGCGCTTATGGGCGGTGGATTTCACTGGATATACCAGCTGTTTATGGAAACCGGCTGGGCGATCATGAGTGCGACCATCACCGCCGTGATTCTGTACGAGCTGCTTGACGTGAAAAGGAGGAAGGATCATGAATGA
- a CDS encoding amidohydrolase — MIKTLSDFLLRKEEHLNLVRRELHQIPEPGWCEYQTTAYIYNFMQDFPFDLFIGVEAVDSDARMGLPSEKENAHFFKLAEQAGVDPYLLDKTADGHTGLAAVLRTGRPGPDTVLRFDIDALPITEAEAEHKPYEEGFVSLHPGTMHACGHDGHAAIGLFTAAYLAQVKEQLTGTITILFQPAEEGSRGAEAMVKKGWLDHKDYFLSGHIGLHDLATGTIVSGTYQFLATTKINAAFEGISAHAGVNPSEGKNALLAAATAAVQLHTIAPGREGMTRLNVGTLHGGEGRNIIPSYASMMIETRGETNELNSYMEKEALRILNASAAMYDVTPVLETAGKGVTAESSTKIGEALKQKRGAYVENVLEPLPLGGSEDAAIMMNRVHEAGGEAAYFIYGTRLPYGHHHPQFDYDEKVLPAAVEALCMLLHDYHGEERI; from the coding sequence TTGATTAAAACCCTCAGTGATTTTTTACTCCGTAAAGAAGAACACCTGAATCTCGTGAGGCGCGAACTGCACCAGATTCCCGAGCCGGGCTGGTGTGAATATCAGACGACCGCCTACATTTACAACTTTATGCAGGATTTCCCATTTGATCTGTTTATCGGAGTGGAAGCTGTTGATTCCGATGCAAGAATGGGGCTGCCTTCTGAAAAAGAAAATGCTCATTTTTTTAAGCTTGCCGAACAGGCGGGGGTGGATCCGTATCTGCTTGATAAAACAGCAGACGGGCATACCGGCCTTGCCGCTGTCCTCCGAACAGGAAGACCCGGTCCGGATACAGTTCTCCGCTTTGACATCGATGCGCTGCCTATTACCGAGGCAGAAGCGGAACATAAGCCTTATGAGGAAGGGTTTGTTTCTCTTCATCCGGGGACGATGCATGCCTGCGGCCACGACGGCCATGCAGCGATCGGCTTATTCACTGCTGCCTATCTGGCTCAGGTCAAAGAACAGCTGACCGGTACAATTACAATTTTGTTTCAGCCTGCTGAAGAAGGAAGCAGGGGAGCGGAAGCAATGGTAAAGAAAGGCTGGCTTGATCATAAAGATTATTTTTTGAGCGGTCATATCGGCCTGCACGATCTCGCCACAGGAACAATTGTAAGCGGCACGTATCAATTTCTCGCTACGACAAAGATCAACGCTGCCTTTGAAGGGATATCCGCCCACGCAGGCGTCAATCCTTCCGAAGGGAAAAACGCCCTGCTGGCCGCCGCGACTGCTGCCGTGCAGCTGCATACGATTGCTCCGGGACGAGAAGGAATGACGAGGCTGAATGTCGGAACGCTTCATGGCGGGGAAGGGCGCAATATTATTCCTTCATATGCCTCGATGATGATTGAGACAAGAGGAGAAACGAATGAACTGAACAGCTATATGGAAAAAGAAGCTCTGCGGATCCTCAACGCCTCGGCAGCGATGTATGACGTCACGCCTGTGCTGGAAACAGCGGGGAAAGGGGTTACGGCCGAATCAAGCACGAAGATAGGGGAAGCACTGAAGCAGAAACGAGGAGCTTACGTGGAAAATGTGCTGGAACCTCTGCCGCTCGGCGGATCAGAAGACGCGGCGATTATGATGAACCGTGTCCATGAAGCAGGGGGGGAAGCAGCTTATTTCATTTATGGGACGCGCCTCCCCTACGGACATCACCACCCGCAGTTTGACTATGACGAAAAAGTACTGCCGGCAGCGGTGGAGGCACTCTGTATGCTGCTGCACGATTATCATGGAGAGGAGCGTATATAA
- a CDS encoding GNAT family N-acetyltransferase — protein MKIYQIEKPGTSQEITKIAELMMEQMEQLSSPPELKELEDTVRLALKEDLASEFFIAEKKGDFVGCAFMNKGVGLDKGGRYIWLNDLYVKKAERKQGIARKMLLYVLQWAEEEDFKGIELETGMNNEATKRLYNSLGFYDIMSKRYGRTL, from the coding sequence ATGAAAATCTATCAGATTGAAAAACCCGGTACCAGTCAGGAAATTACAAAAATTGCTGAATTAATGATGGAACAGATGGAGCAGCTGAGCAGTCCTCCTGAGCTGAAAGAGCTTGAAGATACCGTCCGGCTCGCTCTGAAAGAGGACTTAGCTTCCGAGTTTTTCATTGCGGAAAAAAAGGGAGACTTCGTCGGCTGTGCTTTTATGAATAAAGGGGTCGGGCTTGATAAAGGCGGACGATACATATGGCTGAACGACCTTTATGTTAAAAAAGCGGAACGGAAACAGGGAATTGCCCGGAAAATGCTGCTTTACGTGCTGCAGTGGGCCGAAGAAGAAGACTTCAAAGGAATTGAGCTCGAAACCGGCATGAATAACGAAGCGACCAAACGACTCTATAATTCTCTCGGCTTTTACGACATCATGTCCAAACGTTACGGCCGGACGCTTTAA